The Rosa rugosa chromosome 3, drRosRugo1.1, whole genome shotgun sequence sequence CTGATGCAGAATAAGATCAAATGATTAAAATACTTTATTTTGGGTTAATCTTAGGAACATTAAAAATTAGCGTGATATCTCGGCTGTTGGTTATAGATTAAAAAATACGTCAACACACATAAGGATGACTGTTCCTGGATCTGGATCACTATCATCTTTACTCTGAGTGAATCTCTCATAGAAGATTAGTGGACTCTGCAGATGCAGAATAACATTGAACATGCGGGCAATTAACCTCTGAATGTATTTTTTAACCACAATCAAATTGCGTTCTGAAACACAAATAAAAGGTCAGAGCATGTCCATACAATAGCTGAAGGGAATTATTATACACTTGAATCCATACACTTTTCTTCCAATGTGGTAATATGTCCTTGCATTTAATTCACACTTCTGTATGGCTAGAACATAAGTCATAGAATAAGTAGCTAAAAGAGGTCCTTATGTGAAGCAATTGCTATAGACATACAGTTCCATTCATCAATGCAGTAGCTTAACTTATGCATAGCTAAATAGGGAATTAATGTAGTAGAACCATTTCATACGCTCTATAAATGTGTGATATAATATTACCTGAAACAAATTCCAGAACCAAGTCCAAGCAATCAATGCCAGATGCAACAACTGAAGAAACCTTTCGATAGCTTGAACTGCAGATTGGAGATGCAACTCTGTTGATTTCTTTATGAACACTGCGAATGATGACCTCAACCTAGCTTTGAATTTATCCAATAAATATTCCCAGCCTGAAAAAGATGATGCTTCAGAAAATCTCCTTTCTCCTATAGGTGTGTTGGTGCTTGTTTCATGAGATACAAGAGTTGCGCTTTTCCCTTGTAAAGTTATGCATTTCCCTAGAGCCCGTAACTGTAGCTGAACCATCTTGTCAAACAAATCTCTGGATAAGGTAGGATTAGTCAAAGGAAAATGATTCCCTAATTCTTCCAGATACTTCAGAACACCATCTAAACACACAAAATAATAGAAGTGTGGCACCTGACTTGCGTCCGCTGATTCCAATAACAAGACTTGCATAATGCCAGCAAACTTATGCACTAAGCTTGACAACATGGGAGCGCTCTTAATATGCAAATTTAGCCTCAAAATAGCAGAAGAGGCGATTAACAACTGCCTGAGTAAAAATGCTGCGTTGGGGAAATCACCTTTTAGCATGCTTCTCAACAAAGGCTTATTTAAAGATTGCAGTTCAAATGAATCAACAGCAGTGAGAACACTAACAACACTATTTGCATCTTTCAAGCGCGGTCTTCTTCTATGAACACTACCAATTACAGAGTCATCACAGATGTCAGATGATGCTGAGCACGTCACTGCAACTGCAGATTCATCCTGCAGTCCACCACATGCCATATCAGTGTCAGCATCATTGCCTTCCGGCAAAATCCTCTCTGCACCCAACAAATCTAAATTGTAGCCTGACTTCTGAAGATTATAGGCACGACATATAGTTGTGGACTGCTGATTATCGTCAAGAAAAAACATCTGTAGTAGAAGACTAGAAATTTCTTCAAAAACCTTTATACAGAGGTTGAGTTCGGAGATTGGTTCAAGTTTCCACCTTGACAACTTAGCTTTCTCATCACTATTTCTCCCATCTGTGTCGATCACAACGCATGCTAGGCCCCACAAAAACCCACTAAAACACGTAATTATGGAAGAAAACCTATTCAAATTTAAAGCATCAACAGAAACTTCCTCTTTTCCATTACAAATGCCATTCTTCACATTTACAAGTAAGATCTGCATCTGTTCCTTCAAAATCTTAGCAACAATGTTTACACTTTTCCAGGCTTCAATATAATTGGACGAATTAAATAAACTTCTCTGTTCTTGGGCACATCCAAACTTCAGCTCAGCAACCTCAAGGAAACGAACAGCATGATTGGATTGATATTTATTTAATGTCAGAAACACATAAAATGTGTGATCCATTAACGCCAAGATCATATCATGAACTTGATGATAAATATCTTTTGAGAATGATTCTTGAAGCCCAGCAACCATATGCACTGACTTGTAAAGCCATGAAACTGGAAATAAATCCTCAAAGAGTACAGTGTCTGAGGTTCGACTGGCTACTGTCTCCTCACAAGCAGTAATTATACATCTTAAGGCCTTCCGACAGGACACAAACAATCTGAAGAGCTCATAATAATAAGTTGAGTATGAAGCATTCTGATAATCTAATAAGCCGCCAACAACAATCCTGAAAAGCACGGAACTGGTTATATTAACAAATGCCTTGATTGAATGGATACAAATATTAACTTCAATTCAAATTGAAAGGAAAACACACAATATTACTTTTCATGAGATATGAATTCTTGAGACTGCTGGGGGAAAAGGTTCACATATACATAATGAGGTACTATTATCTTCACCCATGAAGTATTAGAAAAAATATCAGAATTAGAAAGTGTATCAAGAATAAGCAGCTGTGCATGCACTTTTCCATACAAATTGAAAAAAACAAGAGTCTAACCAAATTCCTCTCTTTTGCATACATTTTATGGAACTATgttcaaaaaatgaaacaacaaaaacagaaacagaaagaaaacaTAACTGAACTGGGCAACCATTTTAATCTTAGAACCCAACTCAACTAATTGAATATTTCATTTTATTGACTAGTCCGAATTGGGAATGATAATTACTCAGTATAGAAGATTTCTtatcttttacttcttttaagCAATACGAACTGTATTCATTGTTGGACCATACATCAAACCCATGAAAGCTCATACCTTTCGAGGTTCAGAATAGAAGTCACATAACATGAAAATGATCTCGTGTCCAAATGACCTTTTGGCATACAACTGAAAAGATTAAGCAAACTCTGACAAGCTGTAAATTTCATGATGGTAGATGGTTGGGAGTTTTGTCCCTTGCAACTTGAGGCTGAGGAACAATCATTTAACATTGAGTTTGTTGCATGAAATAGCCAATGATGAGTGTGTAACTGATAACTGAATTAGAGTAAAACTATCTGAGTGTGTAACTGACAACTGAATTAAATCTGAGGACAATGAGATGACAATATTATAAACCTTCTTCAAGAAATTAAGAGAAGCACCCTCAGAGGCATCCTCTGTTCACACATAAATCTTTTCATGCATAAAGACCGAAAGTACATTATTTATAGCTTTAAGTGTGCAATGAATATCCAACAATTCAGGGCCCACTTTCAGTTTAGTTTCAAGAAAGCCATTGATCTCAAGCAAAAGAGGCTCCATAATCAGTACAAAAAAATCGTGAAGTGAATTTCGTGTTCCTGGATTGAAACTAGTTGAGCAATAATTCTTTTCAACAATACGACTCTCAGAAGACATCATAGACGTTTGACCCAATGAACTATCTTCTAACTGCCTTGAATCTTCACTCTTCCCCATCATTTTGGTACTTGCAGTCAGCGCTGAATCCCTCTTTAGCTTTTTAACTTGATCAATAAGCAAGTGAAACAATACTCCTATGCTTTCTACTGCAAATGCATTCTTTGCAGCTAAAATTCCTTCCACTTTATCAAATAAATGTCTATGATAACTCTGGTTGATTGTTTTGGAATCTTTTAACTTCCCATCATTGGATGTGGCGTCTTTTTCAGTACTGCATAAGCTCAAAAACCCATCAATGTGGAGCGGGTGATATAGCCCATGAGATAATACATCTTCAACAAGCTTCAGTAAGTTTCTTCTCCAACCAGGATTACTTCCACCAATATGGAGATGCAAGAGACCCAAGAGATGCAACAGAGGTTCAAGGAGCTTATTACTAAAATCACGAAATCCATCTTTCCGAGCGTGAGCCCTTAAAAACCTGGCAAATGGCTCAAGCACCAAGCACAAGAATTGGAAAACAAATACACCCTCATTGCCACTAACAAGAGCTTCACTTAAAATTTGTGTCCAAGGTCAAGACCTGAACTTACAGTTATAATCCACATGTCTAAATTTTCATTTGAGAAGCCTTCTTGGGATGAAAATACCAAAGAAATACAATCAAGCACAGTAGTGTACAATTGTAACCCTTCaccaataatttttttgttcaataaGGACAGTGCGCTCCTTGCAATCCAACATATAAAGCGTAAAAGGTTCCGTGAGAAACTTAACGAAACATTTAATTTCAGAGACTCCTCCAAACAGAATTTGAAAATCTCCCAGCATCTTAAATCCAAATACGTATAAATAACTTCAGCTTGATGCTTCTCTCCACCACTCTCAACTTTCTTTCCTTCGGAAATCAACAATGACTGGATCCAATCACTGACAAAAATTACTAAACGTGACATGTTCACTGCTTGATTATCCTCATCACTGCTGCCTCCTTCTTCCTTCACCCTCGACATCACAAAACCATGAGCTAGTTCCACCTTCCTGCATTTGCATCCCTCATTCATCACAACTCAATATTAACCCTCCTTTTGATCACTTACAAGTCAATGCAGACAACATGAAGCATAAAGTCTTCGTTTTCACACACACGCACACCGATACATAATAACTCAAGTACAAAATAAACCCAAGAGATTGAGTCTAATTCAACTCACACTTTGCTTAAATTGGGCTATAAGTTCTATTGTTCATCAAGATTCTAACTTTCTTAGTCAAGAACCAAACTTTCTTCATACTCAATTTGAATTAAACTCAAAACTAAATCCCCATGTATCCAAACAGACTTAAACCAATGAaagcaacaacaaaaactacAAAATGGGGATGAAGAAGAGTATACTAACTTCTGAAGATCAAGCTCTCTGTTCTGGATTGACAGAATCAACTCCAGGTTCCTCCATGGACCACCTTGATTGGGTTTTTCAGCTTTTCCAACTTCAAAGTTTTGGTCTTGTGGTTCATTCTCGTTCTCTGATGAATTGGTGCGGTTAGTCTTGGGTGGCCTTTCAGATTCTTGGGGTCCGCTctgctttctcttcttcttgttcttcttgggTTGTCTCTGTTTAGGGTTAGCTCCAGAATCGGCCATGGTTGGATACTTGAGCTCAAGAGTTACTGTGGGTTTTTGTTTGGAGGTTTTGAAaaaagggtttagggttttagttGCTGCTTGGTAATTGTAGGGTGGGCCGAAACGGCGTCGTATTTTTAAAGCTCtcccaaaataataaaaaatataaaaaataaataaaaaataaaaaggagttGAAAAATTAAATTTGAGGGATGACAATTTCTCACATCACCATCAACCGGACCGGTTTGGGTTGTCACTTGTCAGCCAAGTGATAAGAATACACAAGTGCGGAAAATTATATTTCACGAATCTTTTTTAGTTTACATGTGGAAATACCAAAATTATATCAAGCTCTTTGCCTTGCCTTGCCCTCTACATGACATGATATCTCAACCTAGAGACCAAATTATGTTTCGTGTCACGATTATCGACTTGAAATTGACTTGCTCTAAAATATGTTAACTTGAACACAATTTGCTTAACAAAAGGCTTCTTTTGACGTatgaaaattttatttgtttttattagAAGTAAAGTTCCTATTTAATGATACATGCATCGTGTCATCCACATATATGAATTGCTGAATAAACATAAGCTATTTACTGTCACTTATACTTAACaaattgtttttgttgttgtttgataAGATTAGATAATCGTTTTGACATGAATTTCCCATCTATTATATATAGTAAATTGAGACCACGAATACCATGAACACAATATTGTTACATTAATTTTAACACCCTTAATTTTAACCATCGGAACTCTATTTTGTTACATTAATTCAGTGGCATGACTTCAATATTGATATTATTGATCGAAGAACCCTAAAATGTAAAAACTCTTCATCTCGCCGAAATACAACATTTTACATTGTAGTGCAGTGAAGTATATAAATAATAGAAACCACATATACGTCATGTGTGCAAATGACCATGCCCAGACAAGATTACTATAAAAACTCCATATTGTAAACAGTCTCATAGACCAATACGATATGCCAAAGGGTAAAATCCTTACATGGTACCTGAACCATtacgaaatgcactttttggtacctacaaatttgCAGGGAGTCTAGTAGTACCTGTAGTATCTCTCTATTAACCCATTTAGTACTTCCGTCAATTATTCCGTTAAAGTAGGGATAAAATCGTAAAAACcctatttttaaaattttttataaaactaaattaaacttggtttaaaaaaaaaaaaaaaaaaaaaagctagagTTGAATTTAGGGTCTGTGACCACTAGCCCCAAAATAGGTTAATTTTAGCCCACTTACACCACAAACAGAATtctattcccactaacccaactACAGATTCAAAAGACGATTCTACCCccgaaaaatttaaaaattacaaaTGGCACACCAGCTCtatctcgctctctctctatctGCACATCAAAAACGTGAACCTAAACCCGCCTGACTGCCAGTGCCTTCTTCTGCAGGCGGACGACGGGGAGCAACGGAGGACTGCCGGAAAAGACCAAAGATAGGCACGCGACGGTAGAGATCAAGACATCGTCACCTGGATCTAAAGCGATCGCCGCGTTTCACGGTCAAATCTTTTGCGCCGGTTTGAATTGGTACCAGTCACCGGAGGCGTCGTCGCTGTCGAGGATGCGGAGCTTGCCGGCGAGTTTGGGGACGGTGTTGGTCGGATCTGACGGCAATCCCGAACGGCAGACTCGATATGAGGCCACCGTCGCCGGAGTTTTCCACAGGTGGACCAATTACGGCATTCAATTTTGGTTTTCGATTGTGACGGTTTCAATTGGTTCATGACCTTTGTGTAAACAAAACAGCACTTGTATAGCTTTGAAACATGCATGACCTCCGTGTAAACTCCTTGTATAGCTAGCGATTTCATGATGACCGTGTTGTGTGAAAATGGGTAGCTTGGATCTCATCGCTAAAGGTGGGGTAGCCGGAAGAGGAGGAACCGGtcgaactctttttttttttttggtaaaatggggcagaaggcccagaaggaaagaaaaaagaaaaaaaaaagttttatcggAGGCAATTAAGggctatttgggggcaatagacgtctattggggggcaatagacgttttgaattgatgtaattttttttttctttaatcaaagttatatttgtgtaattttaaaaaaattagttctcatttcggtaatcgaaacgtctatttgggggcaatagacgtctattaggggacaatagactattggggggcaatggatgtctattgggtgcaaaaaaaactttccggtgagattttcagcaaattccggtgggcggtagccagtgaccggactccggcgaacgttgaccggattccggcgaccgatgaccggactccggcgaagtctctcatggtttctctctcttccattttctctctctctctctctaagtaacaaatgggtaagggtaaaatggtattaaaaaaaatttaaaaacaaaaaaaaaaaatcttaatggggtattagggaagacctccttagagtgttttgggtaagagagaattaaaaaaaacttaatggggtaagtgggaaaaaaatctctaaaaatggggtaaatagacaaaaacccttgAATTTAATTAGTGAATATCTGCAGTTACCATTTACTTACTACTTCCATTGgttaatcctattaattgtttgagaaaaaattatctCAACTAATgaccaaatgaatatatattaatttttataaaaaataactaaacacaaacaaaatactTAAATTAATTACCCCAAGTAACCCGTTgggtattatttttattttttatgtgtcAATTACTTTTTAATTATAGACCTTCAATATATTATAATACTATAATTCTAGATATGAATGAaaatactattttacccttgtTATTTTACTCACATGACCGCCACGTAGGCCTTTTTAACGGAATAATGGACGGAGGTACCATAGGGGCTAACGGAGGAATAGTGCAGGTACTACTAGactctctaaaaatttataggtactaaaaagtgcatttcgtgaTAATTCGGGTACCATTTGAGGATTTTACCCTATGCCAAACTATAGTATATGCATGTTTCTATATATGATTGTACATTTAAGGATTatatttaggattaaattctgcttactaccttgtactttcaagggttcatcagtttagtccctacacttctaatttaatcagaaaaatccttgcactctccaatttcatctaGTCGATCCAATCCGTCAATTTTCGCTGTTAAAATGCTGACATGAGATCTTCTCACAGagaaaattcccaaactacCCATTGCTAGGCAGCCCGCCGACGCGTTAGtgttgtgaatgcagatgggtagtttggaaattttccccgaaaattgacggagtggtgacaaattggatcgatttgatgaaattggagagtgcaaggactattttgattaaattagaatggcagggactgaactgatgaacccttgaaagtacagggtagtaagcagaatttagtccttatatttACGTACTAAAACCTCATATCTATCTCCTTGGTTTTTATAGACCATTGCGTTTCTGTTTGCACAAAACCCTTTGCTATAATAGGAAAATCTCTGCAACTTTGGCAAGAATCGATAAGGTACACATAATCTTCATCCCAAATCTAAAGCTACGAACTGCTAATCTGCACCGGCCACTTTCCAAATCTCAAAATATGAAGAGAGTCGTCTGGTACATATCACTCTAAAAAATctcaacaatttcaaattcATTCAAAAATTCCTATATATACTAGATATATCAAATATGTTAGCTTGAGACTATGTCTAATTCCTTTTATGAATCCCACTTGTGCTATAAATTAGATTCAAAGTCATGAGGTTGTTGTGTAGACTTGCAGTAGCATTGCTTCAGTTAATTGCTTTCCCACTACCATAATGCTAGCCATGAGTAAGTTCCAGAACTTGTTCGGAGCAGCGACTGTGTTCATTATCATTCTTTTTATCCAAACCATGAGCAATCCAATCGGCGAGAGTCCTGACCATGACTGGCACGATGCACACGCAACCTTCAGTGATTGTACTTGCTTATGAGTTTTGACAACTTAtatatttttgaatttgaatgggatTAACACTACTAGGAATTCTGGTTCATGAAACTAGAATAATTGGGCTGCCGGAATAATTATTAACTTTATTAGAACACGTAAGAGACGGCATTTTAAATGTTCTACTAAAAATTTAACATGTACAGCACAAAAATAGGCCAAATTCAAGGTTGGGTAGATAATTTGACTCCCAGGATAGGAAGACATCGATAAATGTACAATGTACTCAAAAATTTGATCGGCCTTCCTTTTCTAGTAAAGCAAGATGAGTGACTTTTTCATTTATCATAATTACCAATTCCGTGTCAATTTGCTTTTCAGGATATATAggaataaaataaaagagacaTTCAAAATTTTAAACTAACTAAATTTTACTATTTCATTGAGCCACCAGTAGGCATAAACCATGAATTTATAGTCAGGTTTTCCCTACGTTTTAAAAAAATGCATTAACCTTGTTTCTGGTCATGAATATAAGGGTTTCCACTGGGTCCTACGCTGTCAAGGGGGAGTTGCTCAATTCTTTTTGGAAGAGCCTGACTTGTACTACTAGATGCTTCATCATCGTCATTGTGTTGAATGTATTGCTCGGTATTAATGCCAATATTGCTCTGCTTAAATAATGTTTCCGAAATCTCCTCTGCATCTTCCTCATATATCACACGGACCCCACACTTTTTCACTGGCACAATTACCTCCATCTTTATTCGTTTATTCCAGCATCGAGGTTGAAATGAGAATACAAGCTGACAGTAGATATTCTGCCACTCATATTGAGAGAACATATCACGCGCCCCACTGAAGAACCAAATGTGATCCAACACAGGTTGAACCAAATGTGGTCCAAGCCATATTCTAATATTGCGAGTCAAGGATTTTCCATTGGCACTCAGTTCGCAATCAATGGACCACAGAACAGAAGGCGGGAGCGGTTATCGAAGACCCCACACTTCATGGCCAAAGATAGTAGACTTCGGTGACTGTACCACTCTGGAATTTCATTTCCAGGACCAACAAACTCAAATACTTCATGGCCAGAAAATGCTTGACTCTTAAGGCATCATGTTAGCAACGAATTCCTTTGTCCTATTTGCTTTGTCCTATCTAATGAAATGCAGCTGTCAGCGTATACCCATACACAAGATGGAAGCTCTGGTAATATCTGAAGCTTACGACACCGATTCAACCAAAGATAGTAAAGTCTAGAGAGTTGGCCGATGCTCTCGGGTAGTCTACTGAATTGATTTCTGCTGAGATCTAATTCTCTTAATGAAGACAAGCATCCAAAATCACTGGGCAATTCAGAAAGATTGCAGTCACTTAGATCCAGTTTGATTAATGAATGCAAACCCGTCAAACAAGGCAGCGACAATCCCGCTGGAATGTGACTTCTTTTTCGCAATAACTGAAAAAGGAGGAAGACCATATTCCATGAATTAGGTGACTGTGCTTTACACCCAGCAAGAGAGAATTCTTTGAGGTTTTTCAAAAGACCAATAGAGGAGGGTAGTTCTCTTATGCCACTTCCACTGACATCAAGCTTCTCCAAACAGGCAACATGACCCAACTCATCCGGCAATTTTTCAAGCTCTAAGCAACCAGAAAGATTGAGATCTTTGAGAGATTTTAAGCCACCTACACTGCTTGGAAGTCGCACAAGATTCTTGCAATCTTTCAAGTTCAGCACAGTAAGTCTTTCGAGCACTTCAATTGTCGGGTCAACCTCATACAATCTTATATAACCTCCAAGAACCAGAAACTTGAGATACGACATATCTTTAAAGTTTGGGGTGTTGACAAGATTTAGAGAGTGACTCAGATTAATGGTTTTCAAATTTCATAAAGGCTGCATGACAAGTAAAAATAGATAAAATTAGCTTCCATGATATATTCAACAATTATTAAAAGTAATAAAAGAATGAGATCGTAATTATAGTATTACCTCTGTTCCTATCCGAAAATGTTTAATACAATTCAACTATGAGACAAGCTTAGTTCGAGGAGCTTCTGAGGGTTGAAATGTGATGGCAAACATTTTAACGGATACCTCATCCAATCAAGAATCCGTAAACTATTGGGAAGATATTCAAGTCCCTTAGGCAAGTTCCCATTCTCAATCTTCAGGTATCTCAATTTGTTCATCATTGAAAATGATTTCGGAGTCACGTCCATGTCTACTCCTGTTGATTCCACAAATATGCCTTCTATTGCTTCAGTTCCCTATCAACCAAATTTTATCATACCATAAAAAGCAGATTTAGTAAACTGACTTGTCATATAACGTACTAACAAATTACAGTTAAAATTAGTCTTGTACTAAATTTCTTACAGTATTTTTGGTCAAGACAAGTTTGACGTCTTCAAGAACCCACAACCTACTGCACCTGCCCAGCTCGTTAGGAGATTCCCGGCGGACAATTTCCTGTCCCATTTCTTGGAGCAAATCGTGCATCCTTGGTCTTCCATGCAAAACAGTCAAGAGAGATCTTTCAATAAGAACTTTTATTCCAAAAATTGCAGAAAAATCGCAACAGGTTAGGACTTATGTTACTCGATCTTTGTCCTGCCCATCAAAGAAACATGCAACATCTAGgaatattttcttctcttcagaATCTAGATCGTCGTAACTTATTTTAAGTATGTCAAAAATTTCCAAGTTACAAACTCTTCCCAGTTTTCTCAATGCACTGTTCCATTCACTTAGAGATCTTCCACACAAAAGAGAACCTAGTACTTTAAGAGCTAAAGGAAGACCTTTGGCATAATTTATAACAGATTTAGACAAACCAAGATATGAAGATTAATTTAGTTTATGAAAATTAATCTCTAATGAGCTTTGATTCATACCTACAACACAGAATAGACTAAACTTATCAGGTTATTGATATGAAGATTAATTTAGTTTATGAAAATGTCTCTGCATTGGACTTGATTTCTTTTATATTCTTGCAATGGCATTTAAAAAGCCTCATAAGCTTAATTGGTTATCTGCATATATTATTTGTGAAGAAAATAATGAAGAGCAGAAAAATTACTTATCTGTAAATTAAAGAAATGGAAagagacaaaaagaaaagagtataTGTATACCATTCCTTCGAATTCCACCCAGAGAAACTTGCCACTTCAGTTAATGCAGATCTCCAACTCTGCACTTTCTCTTTGTCATCCTTAAACCTTTCTTCATGGTTTGCAAAGGCTCTTTTAAAACTTCCTGTTTGCTTTCGTACATCAGACGGATCAACATCATAGAAAATTGGCAGCACAGTTCCTTTTGCTTTCATGCATTCAAGAATTCTCACaagttcatccaagcaccatGTTGACGATGCATAATTTTGTGACATAACAATGAGAGCAAATCTCGATTCTTCGATTGCAGCAAAAAGTGCTGGAGAAATAGCTTCCCCTTTTTGAAGTTCTGGATCATCCCTGAAAGTTATGATTCCTTGACGTTCCAATGCAGTGAATAAGTGGTCTGTAAAAGTCTTCCAAGTGTAGTCACCTCTAAAGCTCAGAAAAACATCATATTTCCACTGATGAGATGAAGGGGGGAAAGATGCAGAGGTTCTTTGTGTGCTAATTTCCGATGAAACCTACTTTCCTACTTGTGGAAGAGTACGTGTCCAAGGACTATATATACGAGTAACCGGAGAAGCTTTCAACACAATTTCAAGGCTCAGAAGTAACTATCATGGAAAACAGGCAGTTGTGTTTCCAGGTTTCCCTTCCCTACTGCATAAAACGTAGCAAAGATGAATAATTTCCTAGTCAATCCACtaataatgaccatttacacaattttaggatcaaaattgcccacttacccaaacactctaagagattgctcaTTTATCCAAACACTCGAAGAGATCATTtctctaatacccaattaattatttttttattcctttttatttatttttgggacatttttgccctctccttctttgtcactcaaagagagaagtcatcggagaccttgccggactccgatGACCAGTGGCtggccgcggactccggtgaccggactctggcgaccggtcaccggaatccggtgaccTGAATCCGGCGACCGTTCACCGGAATCCGGATACcagactggtgaccggattccggcgtctgaatttattgccctctaataatacccagtaaccatattattgccccccaataatcatattattgcccccaaataacaagtttattagggatcaataattagtgaaaaatgaagatgtttttaattttgaaagttttagtaagtttatccaaataaataatcttattattgccccccaataatctttttattgccccgtaataatcttattattgcccaataaatattttattgtcccccaataatcttaCTATTATCTTCCAATAATCGTTTTTGCCCACTaatgatcatattattgcccaaccaaatcataataaacaaaacaataggAAGGGAGGGTGTTTGAGGTCCGTGGAGGACATGCTGAGGCTACTACATTTCATGAAGGCTCGTACTCGCCGCCGGTTGCAATCGC is a genomic window containing:
- the LOC133737066 gene encoding uncharacterized protein LOC133737066 isoform X3, coding for MADSGANPKQRQPKKNKKKRKQSGPQESERPPKTNRTNSSENENEPQDQNFEVGKAEKPNQGGPWRNLELILSIQNRELDLQKIVVGGLLDYQNASYSTYYYELFRLFVSCRKALRCIITACEETVASRTSDTVLFEDLFPVSWLYKSVHMVAGLQESFSKDIYHQVHDMILALMDHTFYVFLTLNKYQSNHAVRFLEVAELKFGCAQEQRSLFNSSNYIEAWKSVNIVAKILKEQMQILLVNVKNGICNGKEEVSVDALNLNRFSSIITCFSGFLWGLACVVIDTDGRNSDEKAKLSRWKLEPISELNLCIKVFEEISSLLLQMFFLDDNQQSTTICRAYNLQKSGYNLDLLGAERILPEGNDADTDMACGGLQDESAVAVTCSASSDICDDSVIGSVHRRRPRLKDANSVVSVLTAVDSFELQSLNKPLLRSMLKGDFPNAAFLLRQLLIASSAILRLNLHIKSAPMLSSLVHKFAGIMQVLLLESADASQVPHFYYFVCLDGVLKYLEELGNHFPLTNPTLSRDLFDKMVQLQLRALGKCITLQGKSATLVSHETSTNTPIGERRFSEASSFSGWEYLLDKFKARLRSSFAVFIKKSTELHLQSAVQAIERFLQLLHLALIAWTWFWNLFQNAI
- the LOC133737066 gene encoding uncharacterized protein LOC133737066 isoform X1 → MADSGANPKQRQPKKNKKKRKQSGPQESERPPKTNRTNSSENENEPQDQNFEVGKAEKPNQGGPWRNLELILSIQNRELDLQKIVVGGLLDYQNASYSTYYYELFRLFVSCRKALRCIITACEETVASRTSDTVLFEDLFPVSWLYKSVHMVAGLQESFSKDIYHQVHDMILALMDHTFYVFLTLNKYQSNHAVRFLEVAELKFGCAQEQRSLFNSSNYIEAWKSVNIVAKILKEQMQILLVNVKNGICNGKEEVSVDALNLNRFSSIITCFSGFLWGLACVVIDTDGRNSDEKAKLSRWKLEPISELNLCIKVFEEISSLLLQMFFLDDNQQSTTICRAYNLQKSGYNLDLLGAERILPEGNDADTDMACGGLQDESAVAVTCSASSDICDDSVIGSVHRRRPRLKDANSVVSVLTAVDSFELQSLNKPLLRSMLKGDFPNAAFLLRQLLIASSAILRLNLHIKSAPMLSSLVHKFAGIMQVLLLESADASQVPHFYYFVCLDGVLKYLEELGNHFPLTNPTLSRDLFDKMVQLQLRALGKCITLQGKSATLVSHETSTNTPIGERRFSEASSFSGWEYLLDKFKARLRSSFAVFIKKSTELHLQSAVQAIERFLQLLHLALIAWTWFWNLFQDAI
- the LOC133737066 gene encoding uncharacterized protein LOC133737066 isoform X2: MADSGANPKQRQPKKNKKKRKQSGPQESERPPKTNRTNSSENENEPQDQNFEVGKAEKPNQGGPWRNLELILSIQNRELDLQKIVVGGLLDYQNASYSTYYYELFRLFVSCRKALRCIITACEETVASRTSDTVLFEDLFPVSWLYKSVHMVAGLQESFSKDIYHQVHDMILALMDHTFYVFLTLNKYQSNHAVRFLEVAELKFGCAQEQRSLFNSSNYIEAWKSVNIVAKILKEQMQILLVNVKNGICNGKEEVSVDALNLNRFSSIITCFSGFLWGLACVVIDTDGRNSDEKAKLSRWKLEPISELNLCIKVFEEISSLLLQMFFLDDNQQSTTICRAYNLQKSGYNLDLLGAERILPEGNDADTDMACGGLQDESAVAVTCSASSDICDDSVIGSVHRRRPRLKDANSVVSVLTAVDSFELQSLNKPLLRSMLKGDFPNAAFLLRQLLIASSAILRLNLHIKSAPMLSSLVHKFAGIMQVLLLESADASQVPHFYYFVCLDGVLKYLEELGNHFPLTNPTLSRDLFDKMVQLQLRALGKCITLQGKSATLVSHETSTNTPIGERRFSEASSFSGWEYLLDKFKARLRSSFAVFIKKSTELHLQSAVQAIERFLQLLHLALIAWTWFWNLFQGNR